One window from the genome of Carnobacteriaceae bacterium zg-84 encodes:
- the rpmG gene encoding 50S ribosomal protein L33, which produces MRVNITLECTESGERNYITTKNKRNNPERIEVMKYCPKLRKRTLHREVK; this is translated from the coding sequence ATGCGCGTAAACATTACATTAGAATGTACAGAATCAGGAGAACGTAATTACATCACAACTAAAAACAAACGTAATAACCCAGAGCGTATCGAAGTGATGAAATATTGTCCAAAATTACGTAAAAGAACTTTGCACCGTGAGGTCAAATAG
- a CDS encoding ribosomal L7Ae/L30e/S12e/Gadd45 family protein, with protein MLNDQKQLNLLGLATRARLLVSGEEIVLAEVKKKRATLVIIATDVSDNTKKKIIDKCHYYKVPYKEQFTTAYISHAIGKKRSICAFIDDGFANSYQKLDMS; from the coding sequence ATGTTAAATGATCAAAAGCAATTAAATTTGCTAGGGTTAGCCACAAGAGCTAGATTATTGGTAAGTGGTGAAGAAATCGTATTAGCAGAAGTGAAAAAAAAGCGTGCAACATTAGTTATTATCGCAACAGATGTCAGTGATAACACGAAGAAAAAAATCATAGATAAATGTCATTATTATAAAGTTCCTTACAAAGAACAATTCACAACGGCGTATATTAGTCATGCTATTGGAAAGAAACGCTCTATTTGTGCATTTATTGATGATGGCTTTGCGAATAGTTATCAAAAACTAGACATGTCATGA
- the nusA gene encoding transcription termination/antitermination protein NusA — protein sequence MSKEMLRALTMLEEEKGISKEIVIEALELALVSAYKRHYGQAQNVEVVFDQKKGNIHVYAVKEVVDYVFDSTLEVSLEEALTINKAYELGDKIRFEVTPKDFGRIAAQTAKQVIMQRIREAERDIIYNEFIQYESDIMTGIVERQDARYIYVNLGKIEAVLSKQDQVPNETYHSHDRIKVYVVKVENTTKGPQIFVSRSHADLVKRLFEQEVPEIYDGVVEIVSVAREAGDRSKVAVRSRDKHIDPVGTCVGPKGQRVQTIVDELGGENMDIVEWNEDPAKFIANALNPAQVSQVIFNDEQTACTVVVPDSQLSLAIGKRGQNARLAARLTNKKIDIKSESAYQELTTQQSDVYSLENLALENEEE from the coding sequence ATGAGCAAAGAGATGTTACGTGCTCTAACAATGTTAGAAGAAGAAAAAGGAATTTCAAAAGAAATTGTCATTGAAGCATTAGAATTAGCATTAGTATCTGCTTATAAAAGACATTATGGACAAGCACAAAATGTTGAAGTTGTGTTTGACCAAAAAAAAGGTAATATTCATGTGTATGCCGTGAAAGAAGTTGTTGATTATGTATTTGATTCAACATTAGAAGTCAGTTTAGAAGAAGCATTGACAATCAATAAAGCGTATGAATTAGGTGACAAAATTCGTTTTGAAGTTACACCAAAAGATTTTGGACGTATTGCTGCTCAAACAGCAAAACAAGTGATTATGCAACGTATTCGTGAAGCAGAACGTGACATTATTTATAATGAATTTATTCAATATGAATCGGATATTATGACGGGGATTGTTGAAAGACAAGATGCACGCTATATCTATGTTAATTTAGGTAAAATTGAAGCAGTTCTTTCAAAACAAGACCAAGTACCAAATGAAACGTATCATTCACATGATCGTATTAAAGTGTATGTTGTAAAAGTTGAAAACACAACAAAAGGACCACAAATTTTTGTAAGTCGCTCACATGCTGATTTAGTAAAACGTTTATTTGAACAAGAAGTACCAGAAATTTACGATGGCGTTGTTGAAATTGTTTCTGTAGCTCGTGAAGCGGGAGATCGCTCAAAAGTCGCTGTACGCTCTCGTGATAAACATATCGACCCAGTTGGTACTTGTGTAGGTCCAAAAGGACAACGTGTACAAACGATTGTGGATGAATTGGGCGGAGAAAATATGGATATTGTTGAGTGGAATGAAGATCCAGCTAAATTTATTGCGAATGCATTAAATCCAGCACAGGTTTCACAAGTCATTTTCAATGATGAACAAACAGCTTGTACAGTTGTTGTTCCTGATTCACAACTATCATTAGCTATCGGAAAACGTGGACAAAATGCACGTTTGGCAGCACGTTTAACGAATAAAAAAATTGATATTAAATCAGAATCAGCTTATCAAGAATTAACAACTCAACAATCAGATGTGTATTCACTAGAAAATTTAGCATTAGAAAATGAAGAGGAATAA
- a CDS encoding elongation factor Ts: protein MAEITAKLVKELRDMTGVGMMDAKKALVAVEGDIEKAVDYLRENGLAKAAKKADRIAAEGSTTIFVDGNTAAIAEINAETDFVAKNDKFQALVAKLGEVLAKEKPANVEEALLINVDGATVGEMIAEATTTIGEKIELRRFEIVEKGDNEAFGAYLHMGGRIAALTVLSGTTDSDVAKDVSMHVAAINPKYVSRDQVSAEEIEHEKKVLTEQALNEGKPANIVEKMIQGRLNKFLAEISLNDQPFVKNPDETVSAYVATKGATVKSFVRFEVGEGIEKRVDNFVEEVMSQVKK from the coding sequence GTGGCAGAAATTACAGCAAAATTAGTAAAAGAATTACGTGACATGACTGGCGTAGGTATGATGGATGCTAAAAAAGCATTAGTAGCAGTAGAAGGAGATATTGAAAAAGCGGTAGACTATTTACGTGAAAATGGTTTAGCAAAAGCTGCTAAAAAAGCAGACCGTATCGCTGCTGAAGGTAGCACAACAATTTTTGTTGATGGTAACACAGCTGCAATCGCAGAAATTAACGCAGAAACAGACTTTGTTGCGAAAAACGATAAATTCCAAGCATTAGTTGCTAAATTAGGTGAAGTATTAGCAAAAGAAAAACCAGCTAATGTAGAAGAAGCATTATTGATTAATGTTGATGGTGCAACTGTTGGTGAAATGATTGCGGAAGCAACAACAACAATCGGAGAAAAAATTGAATTACGTCGTTTTGAAATTGTTGAAAAAGGCGATAACGAAGCATTTGGTGCTTACTTACACATGGGTGGACGTATTGCTGCATTAACTGTTTTATCAGGAACAACTGACTCAGATGTAGCAAAAGACGTATCAATGCACGTTGCAGCAATTAACCCTAAATATGTATCTCGTGACCAAGTATCTGCTGAAGAAATTGAACATGAGAAAAAAGTATTAACAGAACAAGCATTAAACGAAGGCAAACCAGCTAATATCGTTGAAAAAATGATTCAAGGTCGTTTAAACAAATTCTTAGCTGAAATCAGCTTGAATGACCAACCATTCGTTAAAAATCCAGACGAAACAGTTTCTGCATACGTTGCAACAAAAGGCGCAACAGTAAAATCATTCGTACGTTTTGAAGTCGGCGAAGGTATTGAAAAACGTGTTGACAACTTTGTAGAAGAAGTTATGAGCCAAGTGAAAAAATAA
- the frr gene encoding ribosome recycling factor, whose protein sequence is MIQEILQKTKERMEKAEAALQRELGSIRAGRANASLLERVSIEYYGALTPLNQMAQISVPEARMLLITPYDKSVLKEMERAILQSDIGITPSNDGNVIRLVIPPLTEERRKELAKQVKKEAENSKVAIRNIRRDAIDELKKAEKAKEITEDELRQNEKKIQDLTDQATKELDRLASEKEKELLDV, encoded by the coding sequence ATGATACAAGAAATTTTACAAAAAACAAAAGAAAGAATGGAAAAAGCAGAAGCTGCATTACAACGTGAATTAGGTTCCATTCGTGCAGGGCGTGCAAATGCAAGTTTACTAGAACGTGTTTCTATTGAATATTACGGTGCATTAACACCATTAAACCAAATGGCACAAATTTCTGTACCAGAAGCACGTATGCTATTGATTACACCTTACGATAAATCAGTATTAAAAGAAATGGAACGTGCAATTTTACAAAGTGACATCGGTATTACACCTAGTAATGACGGAAATGTCATTCGTTTAGTGATTCCACCGCTAACAGAAGAACGTCGTAAAGAATTGGCTAAACAAGTGAAAAAAGAAGCAGAAAATAGTAAAGTGGCTATCCGTAATATTCGTCGTGATGCGATTGATGAATTGAAAAAAGCAGAGAAAGCAAAAGAAATTACAGAAGACGAATTACGTCAAAATGAGAAAAAAATACAAGATTTAACAGATCAAGCAACCAAAGAATTGGATCGTTTAGCTTCTGAAAAAGAAAAAGAATTATTAGATGTTTAA
- the rbfA gene encoding 30S ribosome-binding factor RbfA, with protein sequence MANHRVGRVSQEIFREVADILRFKVKDPRVDGITITDVHVTGDLQQATIYYSTLSTLASDRQAEQTGLDKATGLIRRELGQRLSLYKTPELQFKRDESVDYGNRIDALIRQVNEKQ encoded by the coding sequence ATGGCAAATCATCGTGTAGGACGTGTTAGTCAAGAAATTTTTAGAGAAGTAGCAGATATTTTACGCTTTAAAGTAAAAGACCCTCGTGTAGACGGCATTACCATAACAGATGTGCATGTCACAGGTGACTTACAACAAGCAACAATTTATTACAGTACTTTATCTACATTAGCAAGTGACAGACAAGCAGAACAAACAGGTTTAGACAAAGCGACTGGCTTAATACGCCGTGAATTAGGGCAACGTTTAAGTTTATACAAAACTCCAGAATTACAATTTAAACGTGACGAATCTGTCGATTACGGTAATCGCATTGATGCACTAATCCGTCAAGTCAACGAAAAACAATAG
- a CDS encoding radical SAM protein has protein sequence MELSPYILRKKVENGELYFNSKNNHSFFMTNDLLKRIDENKIKQQFNQYLKIHNYFKDSDEFENSILKIRQYEDKTLEFTILVHGDCNFRCKYCYEKFENISMSKETEKRILEFAKERLLEKRIENFHVAWFGGEPLLGFKTIKRLSVAFKSLSNEMNVKYSASITTNGYLLNERIFNQLVKEYDVRSFQITIDGEEENHNFQRALKNGSGSYQKIMKHLRKMVDSPLSFSCACRFNISQENIHSIKRFLDGDGKIFKNDKRFKFYFYNVGNWGCGDRPKNYKVTLAHKDASFELSKLAISKGYNVPISRSVITNLFNCYANRPNHYSFNVKGIIQSCTVALYSRQNIFGTVHGKFNVQKFNEWRLTIDDECQKCPVVLICKSGYCPPAHRVNKNTRLCEQIKRKIDKNLELFVLNKEYNDYLDVERKGVK, from the coding sequence ATGGAATTATCACCTTATATTTTGAGAAAAAAAGTAGAAAATGGTGAATTGTACTTTAATTCTAAAAATAATCATTCTTTTTTTATGACAAATGATTTATTAAAAAGAATAGATGAAAATAAGATAAAACAACAATTTAATCAATATTTAAAAATACATAATTATTTTAAAGATTCAGATGAGTTTGAAAATAGTATATTAAAAATTCGACAATATGAAGATAAAACACTTGAATTTACAATTTTAGTACATGGAGATTGTAATTTTAGATGTAAGTATTGTTATGAAAAGTTTGAAAACATCAGTATGAGCAAAGAAACTGAAAAAAGAATTTTGGAATTTGCTAAAGAAAGATTACTAGAAAAAAGAATAGAAAATTTTCATGTAGCATGGTTTGGAGGGGAACCATTATTAGGATTTAAAACAATAAAAAGATTATCTGTTGCCTTTAAATCCTTAAGTAATGAAATGAATGTAAAATATTCTGCAAGTATAACAACAAATGGATACTTATTAAATGAACGTATTTTTAATCAATTAGTTAAAGAGTACGATGTGCGTAGTTTTCAAATTACCATTGATGGCGAAGAAGAAAATCATAATTTTCAGAGAGCTTTAAAAAATGGTTCAGGTTCATATCAAAAAATTATGAAACATCTAAGAAAAATGGTTGATAGTCCATTATCTTTTTCTTGTGCTTGTAGATTTAATATTTCTCAAGAAAATATTCATTCTATTAAAAGATTTTTAGATGGTGATGGAAAAATTTTTAAAAATGATAAACGCTTTAAATTCTATTTTTATAATGTAGGGAATTGGGGGTGTGGAGATAGACCTAAAAACTATAAAGTAACACTAGCTCATAAAGATGCAAGTTTTGAATTGTCGAAATTAGCAATTAGTAAAGGATATAATGTTCCAATATCAAGGTCGGTGATAACTAATTTATTTAATTGTTATGCTAATAGACCTAATCATTATTCATTTAATGTAAAAGGAATTATTCAATCGTGTACAGTTGCTTTATATTCAAGACAAAATATTTTTGGAACGGTTCATGGTAAATTTAATGTTCAAAAATTTAACGAATGGCGATTAACTATAGATGATGAGTGTCAAAAGTGTCCTGTTGTTTTAATTTGTAAATCAGGATATTGTCCTCCTGCACATAGAGTAAATAAGAATACTAGATTATGTGAACAAATTAAAAGAAAAATTGATAAAAATCTAGAATTGTTTGTATTAAATAAAGAATATAATGATTATCTTGATGTTGAAAGGAAAGGAGTAAAATAA
- a CDS encoding UMP kinase encodes MVQPVYKRVVLKLSGEALAGNTGFGINPATIKEIVKEVKEIYELGVEVCIVVGGGNIWRGNIGSEMGMERAQADYMGMLATVMNALALQDTLENIGVPTRVQSSIDMRQIAEPYIRRRAVRHLEKKRVVIFAGGTGNPYFSTDTTSALRAAEINADVILMAKNNVDGVYNADPRTHADATKFNELTHLDVINKGLQVMDSTASSLSMDNNIPLIVFNLNEPGNIRRVVLGESIGTIVKNA; translated from the coding sequence GTGGTACAGCCAGTGTATAAACGTGTTGTTTTAAAATTAAGTGGAGAAGCATTAGCAGGAAATACCGGATTTGGTATCAATCCAGCAACAATTAAAGAAATCGTTAAAGAAGTAAAAGAAATATACGAATTAGGTGTTGAGGTTTGTATTGTTGTTGGTGGCGGTAATATTTGGAGAGGAAATATCGGTTCTGAAATGGGTATGGAACGTGCACAAGCAGACTATATGGGCATGCTTGCTACCGTTATGAATGCTTTAGCATTACAAGATACATTAGAAAATATTGGTGTACCAACAAGAGTACAATCATCTATTGACATGAGACAAATTGCTGAACCTTATATTAGACGAAGAGCAGTACGTCACTTAGAGAAAAAACGTGTTGTAATTTTTGCAGGGGGTACAGGAAATCCGTATTTTTCAACAGACACAACCTCAGCATTAAGAGCAGCTGAAATTAATGCAGATGTTATTTTAATGGCAAAAAATAATGTCGATGGTGTGTATAATGCTGACCCACGTACACATGCAGATGCAACGAAATTTAATGAATTAACACATTTAGATGTTATCAATAAAGGATTGCAAGTCATGGATTCAACAGCAAGTTCTTTAAGTATGGATAATAATATTCCATTGATTGTGTTTAATTTAAATGAACCAGGAAATATTCGTCGTGTTGTATTAGGAGAAAGTATCGGTACTATCGTCAAAAATGCCTAG
- a CDS encoding YlxR family protein, translated as MKKRKIPMRKCVVSQELFPKKELTRIVRQPDGTVAIDPTGRLNGRGAYISLNPTLVEKAKQTKIFEKQLEVKIEDAFYDELYAYLDHKLARSLLGNVK; from the coding sequence ATGAAAAAAAGAAAAATACCAATGCGTAAATGTGTGGTTTCACAAGAGTTATTTCCAAAAAAAGAATTAACACGCATTGTACGACAACCAGATGGAACAGTTGCGATTGATCCAACTGGTCGTTTAAATGGGCGTGGTGCGTATATTTCTTTAAATCCAACATTAGTTGAAAAAGCAAAACAAACAAAAATTTTTGAAAAGCAATTAGAAGTCAAAATAGAAGATGCATTTTATGATGAACTTTACGCTTATTTAGACCATAAATTAGCAAGGAGCTTACTAGGCAATGTTAAATGA
- the rpsB gene encoding 30S ribosomal protein S2: protein MAVIAMKQLLEAGVHFGHQTRRWNPKMKRYIFTERNGIYIIDLQKTVKLVDDAYDYMHQVAQDGGICLFVGTKKQAQDAVKDEALRSGQYYINHRWLGGTLTNWDTIQKRIARLKRIKAMAEDGTFDVLPKKEVAALLKEQERLEKFLGGIEDMPRIPDVLFIVDPRKERIAVQEAKKLNIPIVAMVDTNCDPDEIDVVIPSNDDAIRAVKLIVAKMADAFIEGNQGEDQVTAEDFSSDEVEVTSLEEIVEVVEGDNA, encoded by the coding sequence ATGGCAGTTATTGCAATGAAACAATTGCTAGAAGCAGGGGTACACTTCGGACACCAAACACGTCGTTGGAACCCAAAAATGAAACGTTATATTTTTACAGAAAGAAATGGTATTTATATCATTGACTTACAAAAAACTGTAAAATTAGTAGATGATGCATACGACTATATGCACCAAGTAGCACAAGACGGTGGCATTTGCTTATTCGTTGGAACTAAAAAACAAGCACAAGATGCTGTTAAAGATGAAGCATTACGCTCAGGTCAATACTACATTAACCATCGTTGGTTAGGTGGAACATTAACAAACTGGGATACAATCCAAAAACGTATTGCACGCTTAAAACGTATTAAAGCAATGGCAGAAGACGGAACTTTTGATGTATTACCTAAAAAAGAAGTTGCTGCATTATTAAAAGAACAAGAAAGATTAGAAAAATTCTTAGGTGGTATTGAAGATATGCCAAGAATTCCTGATGTATTGTTCATCGTAGACCCACGTAAAGAAAGAATTGCTGTTCAAGAGGCTAAAAAATTGAATATCCCAATCGTAGCGATGGTTGATACAAACTGTGATCCAGATGAAATTGATGTTGTTATCCCATCAAATGACGATGCAATTCGTGCGGTTAAATTGATTGTTGCTAAAATGGCTGATGCGTTCATCGAAGGCAACCAAGGTGAAGATCAAGTGACAGCTGAAGATTTTTCAAGTGATGAAGTAGAAGTAACTTCATTAGAAGAAATCGTTGAAGTTGTAGAAGGCGACAACGCTTAA
- the rimP gene encoding ribosome maturation factor RimP produces MSKVVDLVSSLVHDIFTDTDFELVDVEFVKEGKSWFLRVFADKQNGIDIDECAWISEQLSDKLDAITPDPIPQAYFLEVSSPGAERPLKTEEDIQNAIGKYIHASFYQAINGQKFIEGTLKEVSTDVLTLEVKDKTRLNTANIERKNIAKLRLAIQF; encoded by the coding sequence ATGAGTAAAGTAGTTGATTTAGTAAGTTCTCTTGTCCACGATATATTTACTGATACAGATTTTGAATTAGTAGACGTTGAATTTGTCAAAGAAGGAAAATCTTGGTTTTTAAGAGTATTTGCCGATAAACAAAATGGTATTGACATTGATGAATGTGCGTGGATTAGCGAGCAACTAAGCGATAAATTGGATGCTATTACACCAGATCCAATTCCTCAAGCATACTTTTTAGAAGTGTCTTCTCCTGGTGCAGAGCGTCCACTAAAAACAGAAGAAGATATTCAAAATGCAATAGGAAAATATATTCATGCATCTTTTTATCAAGCGATAAATGGGCAAAAATTTATAGAAGGTACTTTGAAAGAAGTATCTACTGATGTTTTAACCTTAGAGGTAAAAGATAAAACAAGGTTAAATACAGCTAATATCGAACGTAAAAATATTGCTAAATTACGATTAGCAATTCAATTTTAA
- the infB gene encoding translation initiation factor IF-2, which translates to MGKKRVYEYAKEQGLSSKEIIEKAAKLGISYQSHMSTMSDEDIAKLSQSQKPKAVSKDKNPLFVADKKKEQKGPQGQQKHFKKNHAGEHKSVTNSTQQTNQKPNGQHKQQKPFVKKDREENKKTMVSNTPKQENKQTTFVKDDFKKNKPQRFAKDTRDENDGSFGKKNKKQDKRQNNHFDDNAFSRGGKKQRHKKAEVKKPAMPQRKFKELPEVLVYTDGMTVAEISKKIYREPAEIIKKLFMMGVMATLNQGLSADAIELLAADYGIEAQAKVIVDNTDLDSFFDAEIDAATLTERAPVVTIMGHVDHGKTTLLDYLRNTKVSLSEAGGITQHIGAYQVDVQGKTVTFLDTPGHAAFSAMRARGADVTDITIIVVAADDGVMPQTIEAINHAKAADLPIIVAVNKIDKPDANPGRVMQELSEQGVIAEAWGGDVPFIEISAKFGQNVDELLEMILLVAEMQELKASPDRLALGSVIEARLDPSRGAVATLLVQHGTLNIGDPIVVGNTFGRVRTMVNDHGRRVKQAIPSTPVEITGLNGAPQAGDRFVVFQDEKTARAAGEQRAKNALVEQRNARQHVTLDNLFASLKEGELKEVNVIIKADVQGSAEALVSSLQKIDVEGVRVRIVHSAVGAINESDITLAAASNAIIIGFNVRPTPQAKIQAEDEQVDIRLHQIIYRVIEEIETAMKGMLDPEYEEQIIGQVVVRETYKVSKVGTIAGAYVLEGRIERNCKVRVIRDNIVIHDGELASLKRFKDDVKEVKLGYECGLMLTNFNDIQVDDVIEPYIMVEIKR; encoded by the coding sequence ATGGGAAAAAAACGCGTATATGAATATGCCAAAGAACAAGGCTTATCAAGTAAAGAAATTATTGAAAAAGCTGCTAAATTAGGGATTAGCTATCAAAGTCACATGTCAACGATGAGTGATGAAGATATTGCGAAATTATCACAAAGTCAAAAACCAAAAGCTGTATCTAAAGATAAAAATCCACTATTTGTAGCAGATAAAAAGAAAGAGCAAAAAGGACCTCAAGGACAGCAAAAGCACTTTAAGAAAAATCATGCGGGAGAACACAAATCGGTGACAAATTCGACGCAACAAACAAATCAAAAACCAAATGGGCAACATAAACAACAAAAGCCATTTGTAAAAAAAGATAGAGAAGAAAATAAAAAAACTATGGTATCAAACACTCCAAAACAAGAAAACAAACAAACAACTTTTGTCAAAGATGACTTTAAAAAGAATAAACCACAACGTTTCGCTAAAGATACTCGTGATGAAAACGATGGAAGCTTTGGAAAGAAAAACAAAAAACAAGACAAACGTCAAAATAATCATTTTGATGACAATGCCTTTTCAAGAGGTGGAAAAAAACAACGTCATAAAAAAGCAGAAGTGAAAAAACCTGCTATGCCACAACGTAAATTTAAAGAATTACCTGAAGTATTGGTTTACACAGACGGTATGACCGTTGCTGAAATTTCTAAAAAAATCTATCGTGAACCTGCTGAAATTATCAAAAAACTATTTATGATGGGTGTTATGGCAACGTTAAATCAAGGTTTAAGTGCTGATGCCATTGAATTATTAGCGGCAGATTATGGTATCGAAGCGCAAGCAAAAGTTATTGTTGATAATACAGACTTAGATAGTTTCTTCGATGCAGAGATTGATGCTGCTACATTAACAGAACGTGCACCTGTTGTAACAATTATGGGACACGTTGACCATGGTAAAACAACATTATTAGACTATTTAAGAAATACAAAAGTATCATTATCTGAAGCCGGTGGTATTACGCAACATATTGGAGCGTATCAAGTAGATGTTCAAGGAAAAACAGTAACATTCTTAGATACACCAGGACATGCTGCGTTCTCAGCAATGCGTGCTCGTGGAGCAGATGTAACGGATATTACCATTATCGTTGTTGCAGCAGATGACGGTGTGATGCCACAAACAATAGAGGCAATCAACCATGCGAAAGCTGCTGATTTACCAATTATTGTTGCTGTAAATAAAATAGATAAACCAGATGCTAACCCAGGTCGTGTGATGCAAGAATTAAGTGAGCAAGGTGTTATTGCAGAAGCATGGGGTGGAGATGTGCCGTTTATTGAAATTTCTGCAAAATTCGGTCAAAATGTAGACGAATTATTGGAAATGATTTTGTTAGTTGCTGAAATGCAAGAATTGAAAGCTAGTCCAGACCGTTTAGCTTTAGGTTCGGTTATTGAAGCGCGTTTAGATCCAAGTCGAGGTGCTGTAGCAACATTATTGGTACAACATGGTACTTTAAATATTGGAGATCCTATTGTTGTTGGGAATACATTCGGGCGTGTGCGTACAATGGTAAATGATCATGGTAGACGTGTGAAACAAGCTATTCCATCAACACCAGTTGAAATTACTGGATTAAATGGTGCACCACAAGCCGGCGATAGATTTGTTGTTTTCCAAGATGAAAAAACAGCTCGTGCAGCAGGTGAACAACGTGCTAAAAATGCATTGGTTGAACAAAGAAATGCTCGTCAACATGTAACATTGGATAACTTATTTGCAAGTCTAAAAGAGGGCGAGTTAAAAGAAGTTAACGTCATTATCAAAGCAGACGTACAAGGTTCAGCAGAAGCGTTAGTATCAAGTTTACAAAAAATTGATGTTGAAGGTGTTCGTGTACGTATTGTCCATTCAGCAGTAGGGGCAATCAACGAAAGTGATATTACATTAGCAGCAGCAAGTAATGCAATTATCATTGGATTTAACGTTCGCCCTACACCACAAGCAAAAATACAAGCAGAAGACGAACAAGTAGACATTCGTTTACACCAAATCATTTATCGTGTTATTGAAGAAATTGAAACAGCGATGAAAGGTATGCTTGACCCAGAATATGAAGAACAAATTATTGGTCAAGTTGTTGTTCGTGAAACATATAAAGTATCTAAAGTCGGAACAATCGCTGGAGCTTATGTATTAGAAGGACGCATCGAACGTAACTGTAAAGTACGTGTTATTCGTGATAATATTGTTATCCATGACGGCGAATTGGCAAGTTTAAAACGATTTAAAGACGATGTAAAAGAAGTGAAACTTGGATACGAGTGTGGATTGATGTTAACTAACTTCAATGATATTCAAGTAGACGATGTTATTGAACCATATATCATGGTTGAAATTAAACGCTAA